A region from the Flavobacteriales bacterium genome encodes:
- a CDS encoding T9SS type A sorting domain-containing protein produces MNRTTTRAALLCALAIATTGLHAQLAKRPAAPPNEVDLEALLHTHEHEIMFSENKGQFNEAVVFRADFPLGQALATREGMYMKAYDPAAVQARIDEGMRIEQEMHDGKPMRPLMWRERGHGWMMHFRNVLPTMVIESRDAHEEVSNYFLGNREALGVRSFNEVWYTGVYNNIDARYYPAADGSLEYDIICKPGSDPRDIAIEFKGIERLRINEAGELLMPTSLGEMKFPAPFVYQMTGGRERKVEASYRVAGNVLSFNLGKYDKSQPLVIDPIAMRWATWVNTNSSADNHGHAIWVDPSDGAIYIVARVVGTTDNITVGAFDETTNGNLDAIVGKYLEPATVGGAGTRVWQTYLGGGGDDNPYAMEQGPDGNLYITGQTSSTNFPLLGGPAFSGSSLNQQAQSDIDVFVVKINPAGNSIKSAVVGGNGADDNYDVRIAANGDVFVCGSTTSANLLTLNAGSGASNSNNGSSDVFLFRINQDLSSLVWMRNYGGSGADRASIMLHDPVSGDLFVGGNTTSTNFPTVSPRQASRGGSSAGFLQRLNGTTAATTWSSYYSSDSGDDANLLCMEFNATRTELYFGGVTEGLNSANITAGAFDTGHNGSNDFYVGRMAIDQTFLGGTYVGGSSNEVNMMGLNVDQNNDVYVFGYTNSANFPVSASPNVPLQTTNNGSNDKVFLKLESDLSALEFSTYYGGTNDDYDPVGERGIKFSNCRIYTIVTAQSNNIPLTQGALNTTKNSPTSRYEPGLVVWANPPDLLGNSITYQGTAICAGTIPGDILGSVPSYTLPTVVRNNAASAYPSFPSAATYQWQISLDSTVWTDINGATGQNLSGQDIGVVNQTTYIRRIIGGDACILAGAADQVVTVRIMSVSGDVEDVSCNGGNDGSITATADGEAPFDYLWSNGQTAQTAVNLAAGSYSVTVTDANGCEASNTFQVGQPSALGGSAQVIDASCANSNGSATANGSGGTPGYGYEWNTGAVGPTLSNVPAGSYSVTITDFNGCTFVLPVAINGTGLPNANAGADAVITCAQNGTVLLDGSSTTPGVSFAWTGPGIVSGAGSENATVDQPGTYTLTVTDPNSGCSSVDMVDVTVDNTLPGAQATGGTLTCSNASVMLTGNGNGTFSWTGPNGFTSNDQNPVVSVAGTYVLTVTGANGCTSQAQADVLLDDEAPGAQATGGTLTCNNTSVMLTGSGNGTFSWTGPNGFTSNDQNPVVSVAGTYVLTVTGQNGCTSEAQADVLLDDEAPGAQATGGTLTCSNTSVMLMGSGNGTFSWTGPNGFNSNDQNPVVSVAGTYVLTVTGANGCTSQAQADVLLDDEAPGAQATGGTLTGSNTSVMLMGNGNGTFSWTGPNGFTSNDQNPVVTVAGTYVLTVTGLNGCNSQALADVLLDDEAPGAQATGGTLTCSNTSVMLTGSGNGTFSWTGPNNFTSNDQNPVVSVAGTYVLTVTGANGCTSQAQADVLLDDEAPGAQATGGTLTCSNTSVMLMGNGNGTFSWTGPNGFTSNDQNPVVTVAGTYVLTVTGLNGCNSQALADVLLDDEAPGAQATGGTLTCSTTSVMLTGSGNGTFSWTGPNGFTSNDQNPVVTVAGTYVLTVTGANGCTSQAQADVLLDGDAPGAQATGGTLTCSNTSVMLMGNGNGTFSWTGPNGFTSNDQNPVVSVAGTYVLTVTGQNGCTSQAQADVLLDDEAPGAQATGGTLTCSTTSVMLTGSGNGSFSWTGPNGFTSNDQNPVVTVAGTYVLTVTGANGCTSQAQADVLLDGDAPGAQATGGTLTCSNTSVMLMGNGNGTFSWTGPNGFNSNDQNPVVTIAGTYVLTVTGQNGCTSQAQADVLLDDEAPGAQATGGTLTCNNTSVMLTGSGNGTFSWTGPNGFTSNDQNPVVSVAGTYVLTVTGANGCTSQAQADVLLDDEAPGAQATGGTLTCSNTSVMLTGSGNGTFSWTGPNNFTSNDQNPVVSVAGTYVLTVTGANGCTSQAQADVLLDDEAPGAQATGGTLTCSNTSVMLMGNGNGTFSWTGPNGFTSNDQNPVVTVAGTYVLTVTGANGCTSQAQADVLLDGDAPGAQATGGTLTCSNTSVMLMGNGNGTFSWTGPNGFNSNDQNPVVTVAGTYVLTVTGLNGCTSQAQADVLLDDEAPGAQATGGTLTCSTTSVMLTGSGNGTFSWTGPNGFTSNDQNPVVTVAGTYVLTVTGANGCTSQAQADVLLDDEAPGAQATGGTLTCTNTSVMLTGSGNGTFSWTGPNGFNSNDQNPVVSVAGTYILTVTGQNGCTSQAQADVLEDSGVPGAQATGGTLTCTNTSVMLTGSGNGTFSWTGPNGFTSNDQNPVVTVAGTYVLTVTGANGCTSQAQADVLLDVEAPGAQATGGTLTCTNTSVMLTGNGNGTFSWTGPNGFTSNDQNPVVSVAGTYVLTVTGANGCTSQAQADVLLDDEAPGALASGGTLDCSNTGVTLIGVGNGSYSWTGPNGFTSTDQNPIVTVAGTYMLTVTGLNGCTSTAQAVVDEDLAQPEVQSTGGVLPCDGSGLVLATTVSGSNLTIEWTGPNGFTSNDLNPTVLEAGTYSVTVTSENGCSSSTDVVVTLGDCDDDCGPMIVECGPNVTIECGASNHPLDVGHPVFRKKPDCDTLYTVGWTDAWYGTCPYTLERTWTATDALGNVETCVQIITVVDTQAPIIMGVPADITVSCNQVPEPDMTPWAVDGCKDWLDVTVVDTAIPGNCNGSYTIERTYSATDDCGNTGTAVQTITVVDDQAPVIACTLDTELKATCDAIPAPEACTATDNCSKAEVLVADVFMQDSTGVWYLLRTYSATDECGNTAVIEQIIWLMDAPCKDGGKSLFGSTAWPTPFREQCTISFTAPSSGNARVTVYDMNGKEVVPAVNANVLGGQRTDVLLDAEGIGEGVYFYQVTLDGLVSRGRLIAY; encoded by the coding sequence ATGAACAGAACGACGACACGAGCGGCCTTGCTGTGCGCATTGGCCATCGCCACAACGGGCTTGCATGCCCAATTGGCGAAGCGGCCCGCGGCACCGCCCAATGAGGTGGACCTCGAGGCGCTGTTGCATACGCACGAGCACGAGATCATGTTCTCGGAGAACAAGGGCCAGTTCAACGAGGCCGTTGTTTTCCGTGCGGATTTCCCCCTGGGCCAGGCGCTCGCCACGCGCGAGGGTATGTACATGAAAGCCTACGACCCGGCCGCCGTGCAGGCGCGTATCGATGAAGGCATGCGGATCGAGCAGGAGATGCACGACGGCAAGCCGATGCGCCCGCTGATGTGGCGTGAGCGCGGCCACGGCTGGATGATGCACTTCCGCAACGTGCTGCCCACCATGGTCATCGAAAGCCGCGATGCGCACGAGGAAGTCAGCAACTACTTCCTCGGCAACAGGGAGGCGCTGGGCGTGCGGAGCTTCAACGAGGTGTGGTACACGGGCGTATACAACAACATCGATGCGCGCTACTACCCCGCAGCCGACGGTTCGCTGGAGTACGACATCATCTGCAAACCCGGCAGCGACCCGCGCGACATCGCCATCGAGTTCAAGGGCATCGAACGCTTGCGCATCAATGAAGCGGGCGAACTGTTGATGCCCACCAGCCTTGGCGAGATGAAATTCCCGGCGCCCTTCGTTTATCAGATGACCGGGGGCCGGGAACGGAAAGTGGAAGCCAGCTACCGCGTTGCGGGCAATGTGCTGTCCTTCAACCTGGGCAAGTACGACAAGTCGCAGCCGCTGGTCATCGACCCGATCGCCATGCGCTGGGCCACTTGGGTGAACACGAACAGTTCTGCCGATAACCATGGCCATGCGATCTGGGTCGACCCCAGTGACGGGGCCATCTACATCGTGGCGCGCGTGGTGGGCACCACGGACAACATCACCGTAGGTGCTTTCGACGAAACCACGAACGGGAACCTGGATGCCATTGTGGGCAAGTACCTGGAGCCTGCGACAGTGGGCGGCGCAGGCACACGCGTGTGGCAGACCTACCTGGGTGGTGGCGGCGATGACAACCCGTACGCCATGGAGCAGGGCCCCGACGGCAACCTCTACATCACCGGACAGACCAGCAGCACCAACTTCCCCTTGCTCGGTGGTCCTGCCTTCAGCGGCAGCAGCCTCAACCAGCAAGCACAAAGCGACATCGATGTGTTCGTGGTGAAGATCAATCCCGCGGGCAACTCCATCAAATCCGCCGTGGTCGGCGGCAATGGTGCCGACGACAACTACGACGTGCGCATCGCCGCGAACGGCGATGTGTTCGTATGCGGCAGTACAACGAGCGCGAACCTTCTCACCCTGAACGCAGGTTCGGGCGCGAGCAACTCCAACAACGGCAGCAGCGACGTGTTCCTGTTCCGCATCAACCAGGACCTGAGCAGCTTGGTATGGATGCGCAACTACGGGGGCAGCGGTGCCGATCGCGCGAGCATCATGTTGCACGATCCCGTGAGCGGCGACCTGTTCGTGGGCGGCAACACGACCAGCACCAACTTCCCAACAGTGAGCCCCCGTCAGGCATCACGCGGTGGTTCGAGCGCTGGTTTCCTTCAACGGCTCAACGGCACCACGGCGGCCACCACGTGGTCGTCCTACTACTCAAGCGATTCCGGTGACGATGCCAATTTGCTCTGCATGGAATTCAACGCCACGCGCACTGAGCTCTATTTCGGTGGTGTGACGGAGGGCCTGAACAGCGCGAACATCACTGCTGGCGCGTTCGACACGGGCCACAATGGCAGCAACGACTTCTACGTGGGCCGCATGGCCATCGACCAGACTTTCCTTGGCGGAACTTATGTGGGCGGCAGCAGCAACGAGGTGAACATGATGGGACTTAACGTGGACCAGAACAACGACGTGTACGTGTTCGGTTACACCAACAGCGCCAACTTCCCCGTGAGCGCCTCTCCGAACGTTCCATTGCAGACCACGAACAACGGCAGCAACGACAAGGTGTTCCTGAAGCTGGAGAGTGATCTCTCTGCGCTTGAGTTCAGCACATACTATGGCGGCACGAACGACGACTACGACCCCGTGGGTGAGCGCGGCATCAAGTTCAGCAACTGCCGTATCTACACCATCGTCACTGCCCAGAGCAACAACATTCCCCTGACGCAGGGCGCCCTGAACACCACGAAGAACAGCCCCACCAGCCGTTACGAACCAGGCTTGGTGGTGTGGGCCAATCCGCCCGACCTGTTGGGCAACAGCATCACCTACCAAGGCACGGCAATCTGCGCCGGCACCATTCCGGGCGACATCCTCGGTTCGGTGCCTTCGTACACGTTGCCGACCGTTGTGCGGAACAATGCCGCCAGTGCCTATCCGTCGTTCCCAAGTGCAGCCACCTACCAATGGCAGATCAGCCTTGACAGCACGGTGTGGACCGACATCAACGGCGCCACGGGGCAGAACCTCTCGGGCCAGGACATTGGCGTGGTGAACCAGACGACCTACATCCGCCGCATCATCGGTGGCGACGCGTGCATCCTGGCCGGTGCGGCCGATCAGGTGGTGACCGTGCGCATCATGAGCGTTAGCGGTGATGTGGAAGACGTTTCGTGCAACGGCGGGAACGATGGTAGCATTACAGCCACCGCCGATGGAGAAGCCCCGTTCGATTATCTCTGGAGCAACGGGCAAACGGCCCAGACCGCAGTGAACCTGGCGGCTGGCAGCTATAGCGTGACCGTGACCGATGCCAATGGTTGCGAAGCCAGCAACACCTTCCAGGTCGGTCAACCCAGCGCCCTGGGCGGATCCGCACAAGTGATCGACGCGAGCTGCGCGAACAGTAACGGCAGCGCAACGGCAAACGGTAGCGGAGGAACACCGGGCTACGGGTACGAATGGAACACGGGCGCTGTTGGCCCAACCCTCAGCAACGTGCCCGCCGGTAGCTACAGCGTGACCATCACTGACTTCAACGGGTGCACCTTCGTGCTGCCTGTAGCGATCAACGGCACCGGATTGCCCAATGCCAACGCAGGTGCCGACGCGGTGATCACATGTGCACAGAACGGCACGGTGCTGCTCGATGGTTCTTCCACGACTCCCGGTGTTTCGTTCGCATGGACCGGGCCGGGTATCGTGAGCGGCGCAGGCAGCGAGAACGCAACGGTGGACCAACCGGGCACCTACACACTTACGGTCACCGACCCGAACTCGGGTTGTTCCAGTGTTGATATGGTGGACGTGACGGTGGACAATACTCTGCCAGGCGCACAAGCCACCGGCGGTACGCTCACTTGCAGCAACGCAAGTGTGATGCTCACCGGTAACGGCAACGGCACGTTCTCGTGGACTGGCCCCAACGGTTTCACCAGCAATGATCAGAACCCGGTGGTCTCTGTCGCTGGTACGTATGTGCTCACTGTGACCGGCGCCAACGGTTGCACCAGCCAAGCCCAAGCCGATGTGTTGTTGGATGATGAAGCTCCCGGTGCACAAGCCACTGGCGGCACGCTCACTTGCAACAACACGAGTGTGATGTTGACCGGTAGCGGCAACGGCACCTTCTCATGGACCGGACCGAACGGTTTCACCAGCAACGATCAGAACCCGGTGGTCTCTGTCGCTGGTACGTACGTTCTGACCGTGACAGGTCAGAACGGTTGCACCAGCGAAGCACAAGCTGATGTCTTGCTCGACGACGAAGCTCCCGGCGCACAAGCCACCGGCGGTACGCTCACTTGCAGCAACACGAGTGTGATGTTGATGGGCAGCGGCAACGGCACGTTCTCATGGACCGGCCCCAACGGCTTCAACAGCAACGACCAGAACCCTGTGGTCTCTGTCGCTGGCACGTACGTTCTGACTGTCACAGGTGCCAACGGCTGCACCAGCCAGGCCCAAGCTGATGTATTGCTCGATGATGAAGCTCCCGGCGCACAAGCCACCGGCGGAACGCTCACCGGGAGCAACACGAGCGTGATGCTGATGGGCAACGGCAACGGCACGTTCTCGTGGACCGGACCGAACGGCTTCACCAGCAACGACCAGAACCCTGTCGTGACGGTAGCGGGCACCTATGTGCTCACTGTGACTGGTCTGAACGGCTGCAACAGCCAGGCGCTAGCAGATGTGTTGCTCGACGACGAAGCTCCCGGTGCACAAGCCACTGGCGGCACGCTCACTTGCAGCAACACGAGTGTGATGTTGACTGGCAGTGGCAACGGCACGTTCTCGTGGACCGGCCCGAACAACTTCACCAGCAATGACCAGAACCCTGTGGTCTCTGTCGCTGGCACGTACGTTCTGACTGTCACAGGTGCCAACGGCTGCACCAGCCAGGCCCAAGCTGATGTATTGCTCGATGATGAAGCTCCCGGCGCACAAGCCACCGGCGGAACGCTCACCTGCAGCAACACGAGCGTGATGCTGATGGGCAACGGCAACGGCACGTTCTCGTGGACCGGACCGAACGGCTTCACCAGCAACGACCAGAACCCTGTCGTGACGGTAGCGGGCACCTATGTGCTCACTGTGACTGGTCTGAACGGCTGCAACAGCCAGGCGCTAGCAGATGTGTTGCTCGACGACGAAGCTCCCGGCGCACAAGCCACCGGCGGAACGCTCACCTGCAGCACCACCAGCGTAATGCTCACCGGTAGCGGCAACGGCACGTTCTCGTGGACCGGACCGAACGGCTTCACCAGCAATGATCAGAACCCTGTTGTAACCGTCGCTGGCACGTACGTTCTGACTGTCACCGGCGCGAACGGCTGCACCAGCCAAGCACAGGCCGATGTGTTGCTTGATGGCGATGCTCCCGGCGCACAAGCCACCGGCGGAACGCTCACCTGCAGCAACACGAGCGTGATGCTGATGGGCAACGGCAACGGCACGTTCTCGTGGACCGGACCGAACGGTTTCACCAGCAATGACCAGAACCCTGTGGTCTCTGTCGCTGGCACGTACGTGTTGACCGTGACAGGTCAGAACGGTTGCACGAGTCAAGCACAAGCTGATGTATTGCTTGACGACGAAGCTCCCGGCGCACAAGCCACCGGCGGAACGCTCACCTGCAGCACCACTAGCGTAATGCTCACCGGTAGCGGCAATGGTTCGTTCTCATGGACCGGCCCGAACGGTTTCACCAGCAATGATCAGAACCCTGTTGTAACCGTCGCTGGCACGTACGTTCTGACTGTCACCGGCGCGAACGGCTGCACCAGCCAAGCACAGGCCGATGTGTTGCTTGATGGCGATGCTCCCGGCGCACAAGCCACCGGCGGAACGCTCACCTGCAGCAACACTAGCGTGATGCTGATGGGCAACGGCAATGGCACGTTCTCGTGGACCGGCCCCAACGGCTTCAACAGCAACGACCAGAACCCTGTCGTGACGATAGCGGGCACCTATGTGCTCACCGTGACTGGTCAGAACGGCTGCACCAGTCAGGCCCAAGCTGATGTCTTGCTCGACGACGAAGCTCCCGGCGCACAAGCCACTGGCGGCACGCTCACTTGCAACAACACGAGTGTGATGTTGACTGGCAGCGGCAACGGCACCTTCTCATGGACCGGCCCCAACGGTTTCACCAGCAACGATCAGAACCCGGTGGTCTCTGTCGCTGGTACGTATGTGCTCACTGTGACCGGCGCCAACGGCTGCACCAGCCAAGCGCAAGCAGATGTGTTGTTGGATGATGAAGCTCCCGGTGCACAAGCCACTGGCGGCACGCTCACTTGCAGCAACACGAGTGTGATGTTGACTGGCAGTGGCAACGGCACGTTCTCGTGGACCGGCCCGAACAACTTCACCAGCAATGACCAGAACCCTGTGGTCTCTGTCGCTGGCACGTACGTTCTGACTGTCACAGGTGCCAACGGCTGCACCAGCCAGGCCCAAGCTGATGTATTGCTCGATGATGAAGCTCCCGGCGCACAAGCCACCGGCGGAACGCTCACCTGCAGCAACACGAGCGTGATGCTGATGGGCAACGGCAACGGCACGTTCTCGTGGACCGGACCGAACGGCTTCACCAGCAATGATCAGAACCCTGTTGTAACCGTCGCTGGCACGTACGTTCTGACTGTCACCGGCGCGAACGGCTGCACCAGCCAAGCACAGGCCGATGTGTTGCTTGATGGCGATGCTCCCGGCGCACAAGCCACTGGCGGCACGCTCACCTGCAGCAACACTAGCGTGATGCTGATGGGCAACGGCAATGGCACGTTCTCGTGGACCGGCCCCAACGGCTTCAACAGCAACGACCAGAACCCTGTCGTGACGGTAGCGGGCACCTATGTGCTCACTGTGACTGGTCTGAACGGCTGCACCAGCCAGGCCCAAGCTGATGTATTGCTCGATGATGAAGCTCCCGGCGCACAAGCCACCGGCGGCACGCTCACCTGCAGCACCACCAGCGTAATGCTCACCGGTAGCGGCAACGGCACGTTCTCGTGGACCGGACCGAACGGCTTCACCAGCAATGATCAGAACCCTGTTGTAACCGTCGCTGGCACGTACGTTCTGACTGTCACCGGCGCGAACGGCTGCACCAGCCAGGCACAAGCTGATGTGTTGTTGGACGACGAAGCTCCCGGCGCACAAGCCACCGGCGGCACGCTCACCTGCACCAACACGAGTGTGATGCTGACGGGTAGCGGCAACGGCACGTTCTCCTGGACCGGACCCAACGGCTTCAACAGCAACGACCAGAATCCTGTGGTCTCTGTTGCGGGCACGTATATCCTGACCGTGACAGGTCAGAATGGTTGCACCAGCCAGGCACAAGCTGACGTTCTCGAAGACAGCGGTGTTCCCGGTGCACAAGCCACCGGTGGCACGCTCACCTGCACCAACACGAGTGTGATGCTGACCGGCAGCGGGAACGGTACGTTCTCTTGGACCGGCCCCAACGGCTTCACCAGCAATGACCAAAACCCTGTTGTGACAGTCGCTGGCACTTACGTGCTCACTGTCACCGGCGCTAACGGTTGCACCAGTCAGGCGCAAGCTGATGTGTTGTTGGATGTTGAAGCTCCCGGTGCACAAGCCACCGGCGGTACGCTCACCTGCACCAACACCAGCGTGATGCTCACTGGCAACGGCAACGGCACCTTCTCATGGACCGGCCCCAACGGCTTCACCAGCAATGATCAGAACCCTGTGGTCTCTGTTGCGGGCACTTACGTTCTGACTGTCACCGGAGCGAACGGCTGCACCAGCCAAGCACAGGCGGATGTGTTGCTCGACGACGAAGCACCCGGCGCATTGGCCAGTGGCGGAACGCTTGATTGCAGCAACACGGGCGTAACGCTTATTGGCGTTGGCAATGGCAGCTATAGCTGGACGGGCCCCAACGGCTTCACCAGCACCGACCAGAATCCGATCGTCACCGTCGCGGGTACGTACATGCTTACTGTAACAGGCCTGAACGGATGCACGAGCACGGCCCAGGCGGTCGTCGACGAAGACCTCGCCCAGCCGGAGGTGCAATCCACCGGCGGCGTTCTGCCTTGTGATGGCAGCGGCTTGGTGCTCGCCACGACCGTGAGCGGCAGCAACCTGACGATCGAGTGGACCGGCCCGAACGGTTTCACCAGCAATGATCTGAACCCCACCGTCCTCGAAGCGGGCACCTACAGCGTGACGGTTACGAGCGAAAACGGTTGCAGCAGCAGTACGGACGTGGTTGTGACCCTTGGTGATTGCGATGACGACTGCGGCCCGATGATCGTGGAGTGCGGCCCGAACGTCACCATCGAATGCGGCGCGTCGAACCATCCCCTCGATGTGGGCCATCCGGTGTTCCGCAAGAAGCCCGACTGCGACACGTTGTATACCGTGGGCTGGACGGATGCTTGGTACGGCACCTGCCCCTACACGCTGGAGCGCACCTGGACCGCCACCGATGCCCTAGGCAATGTGGAGACCTGTGTTCAGATCATCACGGTCGTCGACACACAAGCACCGATCATCATGGGCGTGCCGGCCGACATCACCGTGAGCTGCAACCAAGTGCCGGAGCCTGATATGACCCCCTGGGCAGTGGACGGATGCAAGGATTGGCTGGACGTTACCGTGGTGGATACGGCCATCCCGGGGAACTGCAACGGAAGCTACACGATCGAGCGCACTTACTCAGCGACCGACGATTGCGGCAACACCGGTACGGCAGTGCAGACCATCACCGTGGTGGACGACCAAGCACCCGTGATCGCATGCACCCTCGATACGGAGCTCAAAGCGACCTGCGATGCGATACCCGCACCGGAAGCATGCACGGCGACTGACAACTGCAGCAAAGCGGAAGTACTGGTCGCTGACGTGTTCATGCAGGACAGCACCGGGGTCTGGTATCTGTTGCGGACATACAGTGCAACGGACGAATGCGGCAACACGGCCGTCATTGAACAGATCATCTGGCTGATGGACGCCCCTTGCAAGGACGGCGGGAAATCGCTCTTCGGTTCAACAGCATGGCCCACACCCTTCCGCGAGCAATGCACCATCAGCTTCACGGCCCCGAGCAGCGGGAACGCGCGTGTGACGGTGTACGACATGAACGGCAAGGAAGTAGTGCCCGCGGTGAACGCCAATGTGCTCGGCGGCCAGCGCACCGACGTACTGCTCGATGCTGAGGGCATCGGCGAAGGTGTCTACTTCTACCAAGTGACGCTGGACGGCCTTGTGTCGCGCGGACGACTGATCGCTTACTGA
- a CDS encoding M28 family peptidase has protein sequence MRHIVLLVASCSALCAHAQISVSNITCTSPVAEQVMKGQYDPADFTASTVISDHRTILCELRWLLRPDSLRGYLEQMASFGTRNSYSDTVSTTAGIGAARRWAHDKFAQFSAGNEDRLIPAYLQFDQNGAECGPAQGWRNVLAVLPGSDTTDHSIIIIEAHLDSRCADNCDATCPAPGMEDNGSGSALVLELARVLPRYTFKRTLVFMLTTAEEHGLIGAEAMAQWCEDHNIRIKGVQNNDIVGGVLCGETSSPPSCEIPGSIDSMEVRLFSNGSVAQVHRGFARAMELWYEEKLQSQVAVPMNITVQNQEDRDGRGGDHIPFRQHGYRNLRFTSRNENGNAEVDDPGYSDHQHTSDDILGMDTDGDLLLDSFFVDFSYLQRNALINGMGATMLAQGPEAPYITVLDEPTGLRVTIDSAFTNEYRIGVRSVPTEPAFEAVYRTSATSFLVPNLLANETYFISAAGIDEDGIMGPFSREWNKNNDVDTPPGVQDNFPYGLDCWGVGLPEQTEQAGSGIRLLPAFPDPFEYATRFVVEMAPAFVHNEAYIEVSDALGRAVARVPLQLVPGRNEVTYVHKRAAGVYSATLVIDGRRMASVGMVAR, from the coding sequence ATGCGCCACATCGTTCTGCTCGTTGCATCCTGCTCTGCCTTGTGCGCGCACGCACAGATCTCGGTGTCCAACATCACATGCACATCGCCGGTGGCGGAGCAGGTGATGAAGGGACAGTACGACCCGGCCGACTTCACCGCTAGCACTGTCATCAGCGACCACCGGACCATCCTGTGCGAACTGCGTTGGTTGCTCCGGCCCGACTCGCTGCGTGGTTACTTGGAGCAAATGGCCTCGTTCGGAACGCGCAACAGTTACAGCGACACGGTAAGCACCACCGCGGGCATCGGCGCGGCCCGGCGTTGGGCGCACGACAAGTTCGCGCAGTTCAGCGCGGGGAACGAAGACCGTTTGATCCCGGCGTATTTGCAATTCGATCAGAACGGTGCTGAATGCGGCCCGGCGCAGGGATGGCGCAATGTGCTGGCAGTACTTCCGGGAAGCGACACGACCGACCACAGCATCATCATCATCGAAGCGCACCTCGACAGCCGCTGCGCCGACAATTGCGACGCGACCTGTCCGGCACCGGGCATGGAGGACAACGGCAGCGGTAGTGCATTGGTGCTGGAACTGGCGCGCGTGCTGCCGCGCTACACGTTCAAACGGACGCTGGTGTTCATGCTCACCACGGCGGAAGAGCACGGCCTGATCGGCGCTGAGGCCATGGCCCAATGGTGCGAGGACCACAACATCCGCATCAAGGGTGTGCAGAACAACGACATCGTGGGCGGCGTGCTCTGCGGCGAAACGTCGTCACCGCCGAGCTGTGAGATCCCCGGCAGCATCGATAGCATGGAGGTGCGCTTGTTCAGCAATGGCTCCGTCGCACAAGTGCACCGTGGCTTTGCCCGCGCCATGGAACTGTGGTACGAGGAGAAACTGCAAAGCCAGGTGGCCGTGCCGATGAACATCACCGTGCAGAACCAGGAAGACCGCGACGGGCGTGGTGGTGACCACATCCCGTTCCGCCAGCACGGCTACCGCAACCTGCGCTTCACCAGCCGCAACGAGAACGGCAACGCCGAGGTGGACGACCCCGGCTACAGTGATCACCAGCACACCAGCGACGACATCCTGGGCATGGACACCGATGGCGACCTCCTGCTGGACAGCTTCTTCGTGGACTTCAGCTACCTGCAACGCAACGCGCTCATCAACGGCATGGGCGCCACAATGCTGGCCCAAGGCCCTGAAGCTCCATACATCACCGTGCTCGACGAACCGACGGGGTTGCGCGTGACCATCGACAGCGCCTTCACCAACGAGTACCGCATCGGGGTGCGCAGCGTGCCGACCGAACCCGCATTCGAAGCCGTTTACCGCACGAGCGCAACCAGTTTCCTGGTCCCCAACCTGCTCGCCAATGAGACCTACTTCATCAGTGCCGCCGGCATCGATGAGGACGGCATCATGGGCCCGTTCTCGCGCGAGTGGAACAAGAACAACGATGTGGACACCCCGCCCGGCGTGCAGGACAACTTCCCCTATGGCCTCGACTGCTGGGGCGTGGGGCTTCCGGAACAAACGGAACAGGCCGGCAGTGGCATCCGTCTCCTGCCGGCCTTCCCCGACCCGTTCGAATACGCTACACGTTTCGTGGTGGAAATGGCCCCGGCGTTCGTACACAACGAAGCCTACATCGAAGTGAGCGATGCCCTCGGAAGAGCGGTGGCGCGTGTGCCGTTGCAGTTGGTGCCGGGACGCAACGAAGTCACTTATGTGCACAAGCGCGCTGCGGGTGTGTACAGCGCCACCCTGGTCATTGACGGTCGCCGTATGGCCTCCGTTGGCATGGTGGCACGCTGA